AAAGAGATTGGTGAAGACAATGGATTTAAATGCCCTACTGTTATGGGATTGTGTGAAATCGAAAACAAACAAGTTATTCAAGATTTAATCCATTCGCCTAATCTTAAAAATTTTAATTATGGTTTTGAGCATTATGATTGCCGATACGAACGTGGTGTCGATGTGGCATTGATATACCAAAAAGATCGTTTTATTGTAGTTAATTCGAAAGCATATCCTTTGATTATTCCTGAAAAACCCGATTTTAATACACGCGATCAGTTATTGGTTTCTGGTATCTTAGATGGTGAAGCCGTTCATTTTATTGTAAACCATTGGCCATCGCGTAGGGGTGGCGAAAAACGGAGTGCCCCCATGCGTGAAGCTGCTGCTAAACTCTGCCGTCATATTGTTGACTCAATATATAAAACGGATAGTACGGCCAAAATAATTATCATGGGCGACTTAAACGATGACCCTACTAACGCAAGTATTGTTAAGCATTTAGGGGCTCAAAAATCAAAAGAAAGTACAAAAAATTATGGTCTTTATAATCCAATGTATGAGTTGTTTAAGAAAAAAGGTATTGGAAGTTTAGCATATAATGATAAATGGAATTTATTTGACCAATTTATTGTTTCTTACCCATTAATTAGTAAAACGGTAGGTGGATATAAATTTGTTAAAGCAGGTGTTTTTAATAAATCATATTTGATGCAAAAAGAAGGGCAATTTGCTGGCTATCCGTTTAGAACCTATGTTGGAACTACCTTTATGGGTGGTTACTCAGATCATTTTCCATCTTTCATAATTATTAGTAAGTAATGAAGCGATATAACGACATCTCTCTAAAATCTTTTCATACTTTTGGGGTCGATTTAAAAGCACCTTGTTTGATTGAAATAGATAGCATTGACGATATTTATCAACTTAAATATGATGGTGTATTTCAAAAGTCGTTTTATGTTTTAGGCGGAGGCAGCAACGTTTTGTTTTTAAATATTCCGGAAGTCGTTTTAAAAATTAACATTAAAGGAATAGAAATAGCAAAACAAAACGAAGAGAATGTATGGATAACCGTTAAAGCAGGCGAAGAATGGGATGCATTTGTTCAATACTGTGTAGAAAATAATTTTGGAGGAGTAGAAAATTTGTCGCTAATACCTGGAACAGCAGGTGCAGCGCCTGTTCAAAATATTGGTGCATATGGTATGGAAATTAAAGATTCGTTAGAGTCGCTAAAAGCCATAAACCTAAATGATTTTACGGTTAAAGACTTTTCGAATCAAGAATGTCGGTTCGCTTATCGAAATAGCTTTTTTAAAAACAAAGAAAACAGGCACTGGATTATTTTAGAAACGACATACAAGCTTACCAAGTACAATCATCGTTTTGTGTTGAATTATGGAAATATTTCATCTGCTTTAAATAACAGGCAAATTACTCTTCAAGCTATACGCGATATGGTTATTCAGCAAAGGACATCTAAACTACCCGATGTTAAGTTGTTGGGTAACGCGGGGAGTTTTTTTAAAAATCCTTATATCTCTCTTTCTAAGTTTGAGGAATTGAAAGCTATTTTTCCGTCTGTGCCTTCTTTTCAAGCAGATTCAAACAATATTAAAATTCCTGCTGCTTGGCTGATTGAACAATCTGGCTTAAAGGGTTTTAGAATGAACAATGTAGGAATTTATGAAAAACAACCTTTGGTAATTGTGAATTATGGTAATGCCACTACAAAAGAGATTTTAGATTTTTCCGATTTTATCATTAAAACGGTAAAAGAAAAATTTGATATAACATTAGAAAGGGAAGTAAATATTGTATAAATGAAGCATAAAACAAAGAACATTTATCGTTCTCATTATTGGTTTTTGTTGATTATTATTCTTGTTGCTTCGTTTTTGCGTTTTTGGCATTTTTCTGAAATTCCATTTACACACGATGAGTTTAGTGCTTTGTTTAGAACTCAATTTAACTCTTTTAATGAGTTAATAAAAAAAGGTGTTATGCCCGATGGGCATCCTGCTGGAGTTCAAATCTTTTTATATTATTGGGTTAGAATAGTTGGCTTTTCTGAACCGTGGGTTAAATTACCCTTTATTGTAATGGGAGTTTTGTCCTTATTGTTAATATGGAAAATCGGATGCGAATGGTTTTCGGAGCAAGTGGCAATGTTGACTACTGCCTCGCTGGCTTTTATGCAATATTTTATCATGTATAGCCAAATAGCACGTCCTTATATTAGTGGGGTATTTTTTACATTAATAATGGTGTTGTATTGGTATCGTTTTGTTTTTAACTCTGACCAAACAATAAAAAAACTTTACAAAAATGCACTTGGGTACATTTTAGGTGCAACACTTTGTATGTATAATCATTATTTCTCGCTTTTAATGGTTGTATTGATTGGTTTTTTAGGACTTTTTTATGTGTCAAAAAAACATTTTAAGCAGTATATTCTTTCAAATTTCATAATTGCACTTCTTTTTTTACCACATATCCATATATTTATACATCAATTTCAATTACAGGGTTTAGGATGGTTAGGTAAACCTAATCTTTATTTTTTTGCAAATTTCTTTAAGTTTCTTACACATTTTAATATAGTTGTTTTGTTTGTTTTGATTGCAATGTTTTTGGGCGGGCTTATTTATTATATAAAAACAAAGCAAGTTTTTCGAAAAGAGCATGTTATAGCTTTATATTTAGGAATAACATCGGCAGTTATTGGATACGTGTATTCTATATACAGAGCACCGGTTCTTCAAATTTCAGTATTAATATTTTCAACCCCCTTTTTAATTCTTTTCATTTTTAGTTTTTTAGCAAAAGTGAATAAACAATTAATTTATGCTTTTACGATATTTTGGTCTTTTCTCTTGGTTTATTCTTTAATTGAAACACGTGATTATTATAACAATTTCTATAAATCAATATATAGTCAAACTTTTCTAAAATTAAAGCAAGTTGACAACGATTCGACCTTAGTATTATGTTCTTTTAGCCAAGAAATAGGCAATTATTATATAAAAAAGTATAAAATAAAGCATCCGTACAATGTTTTCTATTCTTATCAATTAAGTCAGAAAGATTTATACAGTTTATTGAAAAATAAAAAATACCATTACTTATATATGTCGAGTGTAACCAACGAATCGCCTTATTTATTTGCTCTTTATCATGAGTATTTTACGCATATGATATTACATTATTATTTAGATCAGGGTGAAATTAGGTTACTTTCGAGAGATTCTTCGGTACTTTATACGGGTTATACCTTATTAGATTTTAATTCCTTTAAAGAAAAAAACAACTGGGCATTTGATTCCAATAAACTTATCAATGATAGTTACTATGGAAAGGTATATAAAATAGATTCTACTGCTGAATATAGTGTTCAGTACGAGTTTGTTAATAAAAATGAAATCAATTCATATGCTCAATGGGTTGATATAAGTGCTTGGATATATTTACCATCCGACTTTAATGGCAAAGCACATTTAGTTGCAACTATCGAAAAAGATTCGGTTTTAGTATGGCAAAGTGCTATTATCGATACTTCTATAATTCCTGTTAAAACTTGGGTGCCTATTGCCACAACTTTATATTTCCCCGATTTTGCCTATAAATTGGATTCGTTAAAATTAAAAGTCTATTTCTGGAATCCTGAAAAACAAAATTTTTTGGTTGCAAAAACCTTTTTTGGCATAAGAAAGGGCAATGCAAAGATATATTGGATTTATTATCATTACTTACAATGAATTTACCATTTGAAGAATGATAGTATTTCATTATTTTTACGCAACTTAAATACAAAAAAAAACGTCTTTTTTAAAAAAAATTATATGAGATTATATATTGCATTGATTTTATTCTTTTTATCAACAGCAAAGGTTATTTGGGCTAATAATAATTCAATTCCTCAGGTAAGTAAAGCTACCTTTATTAAGAATGTTGGCCAAATAGCGTCAATGGAAAACAATCAACCTGTTGCCGATGTATTATATTATGTTTCAACTCCTCAGGCTATTTTATACATTCGAAAAACGGGTTTAACTTATTTGTTTCAAAAAAACGACTACCGTCAAAACGACCAAGATGATTATCCGCAAATTGAAAAGACTCATTGGCAAAGAGTAGATGTTGAATATGTAGGAGCTGCATTATCGAAAGTTGAAGAAGAAGACATGGTACCTTGGCAATATAATTTCTTTTATGCCCATTGTCCTGAGGGAATTAAAAATGTAAGTGGTTATAGAAAGCTTACATTTAAAGAGATATATAAGGGAATTGATTTTAAAATCTATTTTAACGAAAAAGGAGAATTAAAATATGATTTTATCGTTTCGCCGCATG
This DNA window, taken from Bacteroidales bacterium, encodes the following:
- the murB gene encoding UDP-N-acetylmuramate dehydrogenase translates to MKRYNDISLKSFHTFGVDLKAPCLIEIDSIDDIYQLKYDGVFQKSFYVLGGGSNVLFLNIPEVVLKINIKGIEIAKQNEENVWITVKAGEEWDAFVQYCVENNFGGVENLSLIPGTAGAAPVQNIGAYGMEIKDSLESLKAINLNDFTVKDFSNQECRFAYRNSFFKNKENRHWIILETTYKLTKYNHRFVLNYGNISSALNNRQITLQAIRDMVIQQRTSKLPDVKLLGNAGSFFKNPYISLSKFEELKAIFPSVPSFQADSNNIKIPAAWLIEQSGLKGFRMNNVGIYEKQPLVIVNYGNATTKEILDFSDFIIKTVKEKFDITLEREVNIV
- a CDS encoding endonuclease/exonuclease/phosphatase family protein; translation: MVLRYGLIILLFFSFYILKSQNKTKTALIAFYNIENFYDTIDDPKTKDNEFLPNAENHWNTEKYNIKLDHISKVIKEIGEDNGFKCPTVMGLCEIENKQVIQDLIHSPNLKNFNYGFEHYDCRYERGVDVALIYQKDRFIVVNSKAYPLIIPEKPDFNTRDQLLVSGILDGEAVHFIVNHWPSRRGGEKRSAPMREAAAKLCRHIVDSIYKTDSTAKIIIMGDLNDDPTNASIVKHLGAQKSKESTKNYGLYNPMYELFKKKGIGSLAYNDKWNLFDQFIVSYPLISKTVGGYKFVKAGVFNKSYLMQKEGQFAGYPFRTYVGTTFMGGYSDHFPSFIIISK
- a CDS encoding glycosyltransferase family 39 protein; its protein translation is MKHKTKNIYRSHYWFLLIIILVASFLRFWHFSEIPFTHDEFSALFRTQFNSFNELIKKGVMPDGHPAGVQIFLYYWVRIVGFSEPWVKLPFIVMGVLSLLLIWKIGCEWFSEQVAMLTTASLAFMQYFIMYSQIARPYISGVFFTLIMVLYWYRFVFNSDQTIKKLYKNALGYILGATLCMYNHYFSLLMVVLIGFLGLFYVSKKHFKQYILSNFIIALLFLPHIHIFIHQFQLQGLGWLGKPNLYFFANFFKFLTHFNIVVLFVLIAMFLGGLIYYIKTKQVFRKEHVIALYLGITSAVIGYVYSIYRAPVLQISVLIFSTPFLILFIFSFLAKVNKQLIYAFTIFWSFLLVYSLIETRDYYNNFYKSIYSQTFLKLKQVDNDSTLVLCSFSQEIGNYYIKKYKIKHPYNVFYSYQLSQKDLYSLLKNKKYHYLYMSSVTNESPYLFALYHEYFTHMILHYYLDQGEIRLLSRDSSVLYTGYTLLDFNSFKEKNNWAFDSNKLINDSYYGKVYKIDSTAEYSVQYEFVNKNEINSYAQWVDISAWIYLPSDFNGKAHLVATIEKDSVLVWQSAIIDTSIIPVKTWVPIATTLYFPDFAYKLDSLKLKVYFWNPEKQNFLVAKTFFGIRKGNAKIYWIYYHYLQ